The Geothrix sp. DNA segment TTCGCGGATGGGGATCTCCACCAGCACCAGGGGCCGCTCGGACACCACCTGCAGGGCGTTGAGCACGTCCTTGAGCTTTCCGGCACTGCCGGGGGCCTCCATCTTGTTGATGAACAGGACGTGGGGAATCCTGTGGTCATCAAGGAACTTGAGGGCGGGGGCGGCCATCAGGGCGCGGGCCGGATCGGGGTCGCAGACCACCACGGCGATGTCCGCGGCCATGAGGGCATGGACGGCCTCCTGGCGGAACTCCACGGACCCCGGACAATCGATGAGGGTCCAGGCCTCACCCTGGTACTCGCAGGTGGCCAAGCTGGCCTCCACGCTCATCTGGCGGGCCTTGGCTTCCATGGAGGCATCGCCGACGGTGTTCCCCTCCTTGACGGAGCCCTTGCGCGGCAGGGCGCCTGCCACGAAGAGAAGACTCTCCATCAAGGAGGTCTTTCCGGAGAGGTAGGGACCCACGATGGCCGCTACGCGTGGAGTTGACTGGGAATTCCCGCTCACAGTGCCTCCTGATTGTCTGGTTCCGATGTGGACCGCCCCAAGTGTTCCGAGCTTGTCACAGGCTGGCAACACCGAAAAAAAGTCGCCCGGGAAAAGGCGGCTTAAGTCACAAATCCTCAGAGGGATGGCATCCGCCGAGCCGGGCTGGCTCAAAGAGCCGGGCGCGCCCTGAACCGCTCCTTCAGGTGCTTGAGATCCGCCACGCAGACGAAGCTCAGGATCACCAGCAGGCTCCAGCTGTGGACCTTCCCCAGGCCCACGGGGCGCCAGCCCAGGCGCTGGTCCGGGTAGGCCCAGGCGCCGCCCCAGGTGGCCGCGTTCTCGGCCACCCAGATGAAGAACCCGATCAGCAGGAAGGAGAGCGCCAGGGGCATGCGGCGGCGGGGCCCTCCCGGGAGCACAGTGAATCCGACCCAGGTGTGCCTGAAAACCCAGAGCACGGCGAGGCTGAGCGGCCAACGCAGGTCAGGACCGAAGTGGTGGGTGAAGAAGTTGAGATAGATCGCGGCGGCGAGCAGCGCGCTGAGCCGGTGATCCGGGTAGCGGAGGATGCGGAGGTCGAAGAGGCGCCAGGCCTGCGTCATGTAGCTGGCCACGGCCGCGTACATGAACCCCGAGTACAGCGGCACGCCCTGCACCATGAAGAACCCCGGCTCGGGATAGCTCCAGGAATGGATCGACGGGTGGGTCTTGAAGACTTCCAGCAGGAGGCCAAAGCCATGGAACAAGCACAGTGTCTTGACCTCGTCCAAGGTCTCCACGCGGGTGGCCACCAGGACCCCCTGGAGGCCGAGGCTCAGAAACAGGATGAGGTCATACCTGGCCAGCCCCGGCAGGTGGAGGTGGCGGCTGGCGAGAAGAAGGAGAAAGAAGCCCCCTGCGAAGAGGCAGGCCCTGGCCTCCTTAAGCCCGAAGGCCAGGAACTCATGCAGTGGACCCCCCTCGGAAAGGAACCTGGAGGGTGGCCGAAAACATCGAGGCATGCAGCGCGCCTAGTTCCGCAGCGGCCTTCCCGTTTTCAGGATGGCGTCCATGCGGGCCTGCGTCTTCTCGAAGCTGCAGAGCCGGGCGAAGGCCTGGCGCTCCAGCTCGAGGATCCGTTCCTCGGTGACCTCCTGCACCAGGCTCACGTCGCCGCCGCAGAGGATGTTGGCCAGCTCGCCCATGATGATGGCGTCGTGCTCGCTGGCCAGGCCCTGCAGCTGGAAGTCGCGCACGGCCATCTTGAGGGCCTCGCTGCCGCCCCGGCCGGGCAGGCGCAGGGTGCGCTCCTTCACGGGCTGGAAGTCCGCGGCCATCTTGAGCACTTCCTGCTTGGCCTCGTGGAGCAGGAAGGCCTTGTTCATGACGCGGCGGTCCGTGCGGCGCAGGTAGCCGTTGCGCTGGGCCTCGTCGAAGCTGGTGTGCACGGTGGCCGTGCCGATGCCCTGGAAGCTGGCCTTCACCTTGGGCATGGGGCCCAGCTCGCCCTTGGCGGCCATGGCGTCTTCCATGCGGAGCAGCATCTGGAGGCAGCCGCCGCCCGCGGGGATGACGCCCACGCCCACTTCCACCAGACCGATGTAGAGTTCGGCGTGGCCCACCACCCGCTGGCAGGCCATGGTGATCTCGCAGCCGCCGCCCAGGGCCAGGTTGAAGGGGGCGCCCACGGTGGGGAACGGCGCGTAGGTGAGCATGCGGGCCGCGTACTGCAGGCGGCGGGCCACTTCCTCGATGAGGTCGAACTGCTTGTCCTTGGCGGCGTTCAGCACCATCACCAGGTTGGCCCCGGCGCTGAAGTGCTGGCCCTGGTTGCCCACCACCAGGCCCTTGAAGCGACCGGGCACGTGCTTCTGGACCGTGTCCTCCATGAGGCCGATGATGCCGTCGTCCAGGGCGTTCATCTTGCTGCGGAAGCTGAGGCAGGCCACGTCATCGCCAATGTCCAGCAGCTGGCAGCTGCCGTTCTCGGCCACCACCTTGCCCTTGCCTTCCTCGCGCTTGAGGATGATCACGCGCCGGTCTTCGAGGATGGGATCGAAGGCCAGGGTCTTGGGATTCAGCTGGGAGACGGGAACGCCATGCTCCCAGCGGTAGAAGCTGGTGATGCCCTTGGCGAGCATCTGCTCCACCAGCGGCGCGATGGGCTGCTCCTCGAACGTCATGCGCGCCACGACCCGCTCCACGCCGAGGATGTCCCACAGCTCGAAGGGACCCACCTCGAAGGCGAAGCCGTTCTTGATGGCGCGATCCACGTTCAGGGGACCATCGGTGACTTCGCCCAGCCGGTTCACGGCGTAGGTGAGGTTGGGCGAGATGCAGCGCCAGGCCAGACGGCCCGCCTCGGTATCGCTGGTGAGCAGGGTCTTCACCTTTTCCGCGGGGTCATCGATGCCCTTCAGCTCCTTCAGGATGGGCCAGTCCTTCTTCACCTGCGGGATGTACTCGCGGGTGGCGGGATCGATGGCCAGGAAGGTCTTCTTGCCCTTGGCGTCCTTGGGTCCCTTCTTGAAGAAGCCCTGCTTCACCTTGTTGCCGAAGAGCTTGTTGTCCAGCATCCACTGCAGGAACTCGGGGAACTTGAAGGTGTCGCGCACTTCATCATTCGGGCAGAGGTCGTAGACGTTCTTCGCCGTGGCGGCGAGGATGTCCACGCCCGCCAGGTCCGCCGTGCGGAAGGCGGCGCTCTTGGCGCGGGCCGCGGCGTCGCCCAGCACCGTGTCCACCACCTCGAAGGGGATCTTCTCGGCCAGCACCAGATGCAGGGTGGCCATGATGCCGTGGATGCCGATGCGGTTGCCGATGAAGGTGGGGCTGTCGTAGGCGGGCACCACCTCTTTGCCGAGGCTCTCCTCCAGCCAAGTGCGGAAGGTCTGGGCCTTGGCCTCGTCGACCTCGGGCCCCTTCACGAACTCCAGCAGGCGCAGGTAGCGCACCGGATTGAAGAAGTGGGTGATGACGAAGTGCTGGCGGAAGGCGTCCGTGCGCCCTTCGACCAGCAGCTTGAGGGGGATGCCCGAGGTGTTCGAGCTGATCCAGGCGCCGGCCTTGAGCTTGGGTTCGAGGCGGCCGTACAGCTCGCGCTTGATGGCCAGGTCCTCCTTGACCACCTCCACCACCCAGTCGCAGTCCGACAGGCGGTCCAGGTGATCCCGCAGGTTCCCGGGCCGGATCTTCTTCAGGAAGGAGCCGTGCATGGCCAGGGCCGGCTTGGACTTCGCCAGGGCCGCCAGGGCGCCTTCGGCCAGTTTGTCCGGCGCCGCCTCGTCGATGACGATGTCCAGCAGCTCCACCGAACAGCCCGCCGACGCCACATGCGCCGCGATCCCCGAGCCCATCACACCCGAACCAAGTACACCAATTTTTTTGATGCTCATTGGAAACCTCAAAAATGAAACCGCGAATTTCGCGAATGAACGCGAATGAAGCAGACACAGGCCCTTACCGGAATTTCATTGGCGCCCATTCGCGTCATTCGCGGTTCTTCAGATTTTTTCAATGATGGACGCGATGCCCTGGCCGCCGCCGATGCACATGGTGGCGATGCCGTACTTGCCGCCATCGGCCTCGAGGCGGCTCAGCAGGGTGGTGAGGATGCGCGCGCCGCTGGCGCCGAGGGGATGGCCCACGGCGATGGCGCCGCCCCAGGCGTTCACCTTGGCCGGGTCGTAGCCGCCTTCGCGGATGACGGCCAGGCTCTGGGCGGCGAAGGCTTCATTCAGCTCCATGGCGTCGATCTGGTCGAGCTTGAGGCCGAAGCGGTCCAGCACCTTCTTCACGGCGGGCACGGGGCCGATGCCCATGCGGTCCGGCTCCACGCCGGCCACGGCGCCGCCGATGATGCGGGCCCGGGCCTTCAGGCCCAGGGACTTGGCCAGGCCCTCATCCATCACCAGCAGGAAGGCGGCGCCATCGGTGATGGGGGAGCTGTTGCCGGCAGTGGTCAGGCCGTCCACCAGGAAGGCGGGCTTCAGCTCCGCCAGCTTCTCCAGGCTGGTCTCGGCGCGGACGCACTCGTCCTGCTGTAGCGTGACGGGCTTGCCATCCAGTCCCTTCGTTTCGAAGCGCACGACCTCCTTCTCGAACTTGCCGGCCTTCCAGGCGGCGGCGGCCTTCTGGTGGCTGTGGAAGGCGAACTCGTCGCACTCGCGGCGGGTGAGCTTGTATTCCCTGGCCAGGTTCTCCGCCGTGATGCCCATGGAGCAGTAGGCCGCGGGGTAGGTCTCGGCGATGAAGGGATCCACGCTGGGATTGAAGCCCATCATGGGTACCTTGGACATGCTCTCCACGCCACCCGCGAGGAACAGATCCCCCTGGTTGGCCATGATGGCCCGGGCCGCCATGAGCATGGTCTCCTGGCTGCTGCCGCAGAAGCGGTTGATGGTGGCCGCGCCGGCCGTGATGGGCAGGCCGGCCCGGAAGCTGATGAGGCGCGCCATGTTCATGCCCTGCTCGCCCTCGGGCATGGCACAGCCCACCAGGACATCTTCGAGGCCCGACCAGTCCTTCAGCAGCGGCTTGATGGCCTCGATCACCACGGCACCCAGGTGCTCCGGGCGGGTGGCGGCGTAGCTGCCCTTGATGCCCCGGCCGATGGGCGTGCGCTTGGCTTCGACGATGACTGCGGATCGCATGGGTCCTCCAAGGGGAAGCAGCTGTCTGGGTTTCCGAGGAGCCTAGCATCCGCTGAGTTGGGCGTAAGCCCCTACCGTGGGTCATGAGCGCGTTTACCGCAGGTCAACCTGGCGTTTCGACCGCGCCGCTTTCCAGTCAAGATGGGAGCATTCCCCGGACCCCCCATGGCCACCCCCTTCGTCCACACCCTGGAACCCCTGCTCGCCGAGTGCCGCAAGGTGATCGTGGGCCAGCCCCAGCTGCTGAACCGCCTGCTGGTGGCCCTGCTCTGCCGGGGCCACGTGCTGCTGGAGGGCCTGCCGGGCCTGGCGAAGACCCGCACCATCAAGACGCTGGCATCCGCCAGCCACACCACCTTCCACCGCATCCAGTTCACGCCCGACCTGCTGCCCAGCGACGTGGTGGGCACGCTCATCTTCGATCCCAAGCAGCTCACCTTCACGCCCAAGCGCGGCCCCATCTTCGCGAACCTGGTGCTGGCGGACGAGATCAACCGCGCCCCCTCCAAGGTGCAGGCCGCCCTGCTGGAGGCCATGGAGGAGCGGCAGGTCACGCTGGGCGAGGAGAGCTTCGCCCTGCCCGATCCCTTCCTGGTGCTGGCCACGCAGAACCCGCTGGAGCAGGAGGGCACCTTCCCCCTGCCCGAGGCCCAGATGGACCGGTTCCTCTTCAAGCTCCGGGTGGACTATCCGCGGCAGGACGATGAGGTCGAGGTACTGCGCCGTGCCCACCTGAACGGTGACGAAGTGAACCCCGTGGTGGACGGCCCCAGCCTGCTGAAGGCGGGGCGCGAGGCCCAGCAGGTGCGCCTCGACGATGCCATCCGCACCTACATCGTGCGGCTCGTGCAGGCCACGCGGCCCGGCCACGGCAAGCCCTGGAAGGGCAAGGAGCAGCTCCGCTGCGGGGCCAGCCCCCGGGCCTCCCTGGCGCTCCAGTCCTCCTCGCGGGCATTGGCCTACCTGCAGGGCCGGGACCACGTGCTGCCCCAGGACGTGGTGGATCTCGCCCCCGACGTGCTGCGCCACCGGCTTCTGCTCACCTTCGAGAGCGAGGCCGACGGGGCCACCACGGACCAGGCCATCACCCAGCTGCTGCAGGCCGTGCCCAGGCCCTGACGCCATCTGGGCGACGCACCACCTCCCCAACCACCCTCTCTCCCCTTCGGAGGCACCTCATGCCACGCCCCAAGCTGCTGAAGATCCGCCTGATCTACAGCGTGGAAGGAAGCCAGATCCCCCTGGAAATCGACGTCGATCCCTGCCGGACGACCTCGCTCTTCTTCGACGAGCATGCCGCCGTGGAGATCCTCGGCGCCTTCTACGACGACAAGGGCAAGACCATCACCCGGGACCAGGCCATCGCCCGCTTCGGCACCCGCGCCGAAGCCTGGTTCCCCAAGGGCAAGGACGAGCTGCCCCTGGACAAGAAGTTCCTGAAGCTGGCCTGGGGCAGCGAGACCCAGAAGCCCCGCCGCGGCGGCAGCGTCCGGGTGGACCCCCGGGCCGATGCGAACGGCCTGCCTGTGATGATCTGCAAGGACCCCAACTGCATGCCGAGCGGCTATCCCTGAGGTTGATCCCCCGCCTGAACTGCCTGGAGCAGACGACGAATTTCCGGATTATGAGGGTCCAGAGCGAAGGCCCGCTGAATGCGGGCCTTCGCATCCTTGGCCTGGCCGCG contains these protein-coding regions:
- a CDS encoding DUF817 domain-containing protein, whose amino-acid sequence is MPRCFRPPSRFLSEGGPLHEFLAFGLKEARACLFAGGFFLLLLASRHLHLPGLARYDLILFLSLGLQGVLVATRVETLDEVKTLCLFHGFGLLLEVFKTHPSIHSWSYPEPGFFMVQGVPLYSGFMYAAVASYMTQAWRLFDLRILRYPDHRLSALLAAAIYLNFFTHHFGPDLRWPLSLAVLWVFRHTWVGFTVLPGGPRRRMPLALSFLLIGFFIWVAENAATWGGAWAYPDQRLGWRPVGLGKVHSWSLLVILSFVCVADLKHLKERFRARPAL
- a CDS encoding 3-hydroxyacyl-CoA dehydrogenase/enoyl-CoA hydratase family protein — encoded protein: MSIKKIGVLGSGVMGSGIAAHVASAGCSVELLDIVIDEAAPDKLAEGALAALAKSKPALAMHGSFLKKIRPGNLRDHLDRLSDCDWVVEVVKEDLAIKRELYGRLEPKLKAGAWISSNTSGIPLKLLVEGRTDAFRQHFVITHFFNPVRYLRLLEFVKGPEVDEAKAQTFRTWLEESLGKEVVPAYDSPTFIGNRIGIHGIMATLHLVLAEKIPFEVVDTVLGDAAARAKSAAFRTADLAGVDILAATAKNVYDLCPNDEVRDTFKFPEFLQWMLDNKLFGNKVKQGFFKKGPKDAKGKKTFLAIDPATREYIPQVKKDWPILKELKGIDDPAEKVKTLLTSDTEAGRLAWRCISPNLTYAVNRLGEVTDGPLNVDRAIKNGFAFEVGPFELWDILGVERVVARMTFEEQPIAPLVEQMLAKGITSFYRWEHGVPVSQLNPKTLAFDPILEDRRVIILKREEGKGKVVAENGSCQLLDIGDDVACLSFRSKMNALDDGIIGLMEDTVQKHVPGRFKGLVVGNQGQHFSAGANLVMVLNAAKDKQFDLIEEVARRLQYAARMLTYAPFPTVGAPFNLALGGGCEITMACQRVVGHAELYIGLVEVGVGVIPAGGGCLQMLLRMEDAMAAKGELGPMPKVKASFQGIGTATVHTSFDEAQRNGYLRRTDRRVMNKAFLLHEAKQEVLKMAADFQPVKERTLRLPGRGGSEALKMAVRDFQLQGLASEHDAIIMGELANILCGGDVSLVQEVTEERILELERQAFARLCSFEKTQARMDAILKTGRPLRN
- a CDS encoding thiolase family protein; this translates as MRSAVIVEAKRTPIGRGIKGSYAATRPEHLGAVVIEAIKPLLKDWSGLEDVLVGCAMPEGEQGMNMARLISFRAGLPITAGAATINRFCGSSQETMLMAARAIMANQGDLFLAGGVESMSKVPMMGFNPSVDPFIAETYPAAYCSMGITAENLAREYKLTRRECDEFAFHSHQKAAAAWKAGKFEKEVVRFETKGLDGKPVTLQQDECVRAETSLEKLAELKPAFLVDGLTTAGNSSPITDGAAFLLVMDEGLAKSLGLKARARIIGGAVAGVEPDRMGIGPVPAVKKVLDRFGLKLDQIDAMELNEAFAAQSLAVIREGGYDPAKVNAWGGAIAVGHPLGASGARILTTLLSRLEADGGKYGIATMCIGGGQGIASIIEKI
- a CDS encoding AAA family ATPase; translated protein: MATPFVHTLEPLLAECRKVIVGQPQLLNRLLVALLCRGHVLLEGLPGLAKTRTIKTLASASHTTFHRIQFTPDLLPSDVVGTLIFDPKQLTFTPKRGPIFANLVLADEINRAPSKVQAALLEAMEERQVTLGEESFALPDPFLVLATQNPLEQEGTFPLPEAQMDRFLFKLRVDYPRQDDEVEVLRRAHLNGDEVNPVVDGPSLLKAGREAQQVRLDDAIRTYIVRLVQATRPGHGKPWKGKEQLRCGASPRASLALQSSSRALAYLQGRDHVLPQDVVDLAPDVLRHRLLLTFESEADGATTDQAITQLLQAVPRP